One genomic region from Solwaraspora sp. WMMD792 encodes:
- a CDS encoding DivIVA domain-containing protein, with product MAATPPASWPAGSATGVYRTPGNPAGHNQRGSAYRPIRPWQVRSHRFPTVPRRGGGRGLDPGEVAAFLDRVAHDLGIVYAELERTWEQNDRIKDALRRWQSAQATPTRHGVYQAGARR from the coding sequence ATGGCCGCCACACCACCGGCGTCCTGGCCCGCCGGCAGCGCCACCGGCGTCTACCGGACACCCGGCAACCCCGCCGGCCACAACCAACGCGGGTCGGCGTACCGGCCGATCCGGCCCTGGCAGGTCCGCAGCCACCGCTTCCCGACGGTCCCCCGGCGTGGCGGCGGCCGGGGCCTGGACCCCGGCGAGGTCGCCGCGTTCCTCGACCGCGTCGCTCACGATCTTGGCATCGTGTACGCCGAACTCGAACGCACCTGGGAACAGAACGACCGGATCAAGGACGCGCTGCGCCGCTGGCAGTCCGCCCAGGCAACGCCCACTCGGCACGGCGTCTACCAGGCCGGCGCGCGCCGGTGA
- a CDS encoding GNAT family N-acetyltransferase produces MTGSTPVAGSSGGPALTVRTATAADVEPLAELLAQACVLDPVVSWLINDHALRYLTMHRFFTAELEYAVRHGIVDVVGHCDGVAIWYPHPADRLLSAEHQRRRLRACGDHHGPYAHYTYTAGRLEPTGRHHHLAFLAAAPWLRRQGIGSALLAAHHARLDRIGMPAVVEASSQRQRAFHERHGYRVVRVAHLPAGGPPLSAMRRSGDPVDQPPLAAALRVS; encoded by the coding sequence GTGACCGGGTCGACGCCGGTCGCCGGCAGCAGTGGCGGTCCGGCGCTGACCGTACGGACCGCCACGGCCGCCGACGTCGAACCCCTGGCCGAGTTGCTGGCACAGGCGTGCGTACTGGACCCGGTGGTGTCCTGGCTGATCAACGACCACGCGTTGCGGTACCTGACGATGCACCGGTTCTTCACCGCCGAGCTGGAGTACGCCGTACGGCACGGCATCGTCGACGTGGTCGGGCACTGCGACGGCGTGGCGATCTGGTACCCGCACCCGGCAGACCGGCTCCTGTCGGCGGAACATCAGCGGCGCAGATTGCGGGCCTGCGGCGACCACCACGGACCGTACGCGCACTACACCTACACCGCCGGCCGCCTGGAACCGACCGGTCGGCACCACCACCTGGCATTCCTGGCCGCCGCGCCCTGGCTACGCCGCCAAGGCATCGGGTCGGCGCTGCTCGCCGCGCATCATGCCCGGCTGGACCGGATCGGCATGCCGGCGGTGGTCGAGGCGAGCAGCCAGCGGCAGCGGGCGTTCCACGAACGCCACGGCTACCGCGTCGTACGGGTGGCGCACCTGCCGGCCGGCGGGCCGCCGCTGTCGGCGATGCGCCGCTCCGGCGACCCGGTCGACCAACCACCCCTGGCGGCGGCGCTGCGCGTCAGCTGA
- a CDS encoding type II toxin-antitoxin system RelE/ParE family toxin, producing the protein MSDEAYRLSVAPAARRALTEGPPVGLPLAVAMAVGQFLTGPLLERPHVVGKPLTRELTGYHSARRGAYRVVYRIDEDNRTVHVTRIDHRADVHRP; encoded by the coding sequence GTGAGCGACGAGGCGTACCGACTCTCCGTAGCGCCCGCTGCCCGGCGAGCCCTGACCGAGGGACCACCTGTCGGCCTGCCGCTGGCCGTCGCGATGGCCGTCGGTCAGTTCCTGACCGGCCCGCTACTGGAAAGGCCCCATGTGGTCGGCAAGCCGTTGACCCGCGAACTGACCGGTTATCACTCGGCACGACGCGGCGCGTATCGGGTGGTCTACCGGATCGACGAGGACAACCGAACGGTTCATGTCACCCGCATCGACCACCGAGCGGATGTTCACCGCCCGTAA
- a CDS encoding type II toxin-antitoxin system Phd/YefM family antitoxin codes for MATIPLADAKARLSAVLDEVRDTHERVVITRNGRPEAVIMSVSDLEALEETLDLLSTPGAVEEIRQAEADIAAGHGVDADELLRQLADRAEREQQ; via the coding sequence ATGGCTACTATTCCGCTCGCGGACGCCAAGGCAAGGCTGTCTGCCGTCCTCGATGAGGTCCGTGATACCCACGAGCGGGTGGTGATCACCCGAAACGGACGACCTGAAGCGGTCATCATGTCGGTGTCTGACCTGGAGGCCCTCGAGGAGACCCTCGACCTGTTGTCCACGCCTGGCGCAGTGGAGGAGATCCGGCAGGCTGAGGCTGACATCGCCGCTGGCCACGGCGTCGACGCTGACGAACTACTGCGCCAGCTTGCTGACCGCGCGGAGCGCGAACAGCAGTGA
- a CDS encoding 3-hydroxyacyl-CoA dehydrogenase family protein — MAGQLAVIGAGLMGSGIAQVAAQAGWQVILRDLDDAATSRGVAGIRQSLDKFAGKGVISADDVESTMGRITTTTELEAAADADVVVEAVFERIEIKHEVFRALDKICKADAVLATNTSAIPVTQIAAVTERPESVVGTHFFSPVPMMKLCELVRGYKTSDATLATAKAFAEEIGKTCVVVNRDIAGFVTTRLIAALVVEAVKLVESGVVSAEDLDTACKLGFGHAMGPLATTDLTGADVLLHAAKNIYADTADEKFFPPELLQRMVTAGDLGRKTGQGFYTY, encoded by the coding sequence ATGGCAGGTCAGCTGGCAGTGATCGGCGCGGGGTTGATGGGCTCGGGCATCGCCCAGGTTGCCGCCCAGGCGGGCTGGCAGGTCATCCTGCGCGACCTGGACGACGCGGCGACCTCCCGGGGCGTCGCCGGCATCCGCCAGTCCTTGGACAAGTTCGCCGGCAAGGGCGTGATCAGCGCCGATGACGTCGAGTCGACGATGGGCCGGATCACCACCACCACCGAGCTGGAGGCAGCGGCCGACGCGGACGTCGTCGTCGAGGCCGTCTTCGAGCGCATCGAGATCAAGCACGAGGTGTTCCGGGCACTCGACAAGATCTGCAAGGCGGACGCGGTGCTGGCCACCAACACGTCGGCGATCCCGGTGACCCAGATCGCCGCGGTCACCGAACGCCCCGAATCGGTGGTCGGTACCCACTTCTTCTCCCCGGTGCCGATGATGAAGCTGTGCGAGCTGGTCCGCGGCTACAAGACCTCGGACGCGACGCTGGCCACCGCGAAGGCGTTCGCCGAGGAGATCGGCAAGACCTGCGTGGTGGTCAACCGGGACATCGCCGGCTTCGTCACCACCCGGCTGATCGCCGCGCTGGTCGTCGAGGCGGTCAAGCTCGTCGAGTCCGGCGTGGTCTCCGCCGAGGATCTCGACACCGCCTGCAAGCTGGGCTTCGGTCACGCGATGGGGCCGCTGGCCACTACCGACCTGACCGGCGCGGACGTGTTGCTGCACGCGGCGAAGAACATCTACGCCGACACCGCCGACGAGAAGTTCTTCCCGCCGGAGCTGCTGCAGCGCATGGTCACCGCCGGCGACCTGGGCCGCAAGACCGGCCAGGGCTTCTACACCTACTGA
- the murA gene encoding UDP-N-acetylglucosamine 1-carboxyvinyltransferase, translating to MSDRVRILSRAGSTTVEPALLPAASGDVIRVGGGSRLAGTVPVEGAKNSALKLMAAALLAPGRTVIGNVPRITDIAIMADVLRGLGCEVTMSESEPLPVAGSPRADTVIIDVPPAPSCQPDVDLVRRLRASICVLGPLLARCGRVSVAQPGGDAIGSRGLDMHVAGLARMGAEISAADGLVVASAARGLHGATIWLDFPSVGATENLVMAAVLADGTTEIDNAAREPEIVDICAMLTEMGAQIDGAGTATLRIEGVPELRPVRHSTIGDRIVAGTWAFAAAMTRGDVTVRGVDPSFLAVALDKVAASGATVDTTGDGFRVRMERRPRAVDVVTLPFPGFATDLLPMAIGLASVSEGASLVTENIFDGRFQFVDELLRLGADIRTDGHHAVVRGRERLVGGRVRATDIRAGAGLVIAGLCAEGVTEIADVHHIDRGYPNYVADLCSLGVQVQRLSGAPAG from the coding sequence ATGAGCGACAGGGTACGGATTCTCAGCCGCGCCGGTAGCACCACCGTCGAGCCTGCTCTGCTGCCGGCGGCGTCCGGGGACGTCATCCGGGTCGGCGGCGGTAGTCGGCTCGCCGGGACGGTCCCGGTGGAGGGTGCGAAAAACTCGGCGTTGAAACTGATGGCGGCGGCGTTGCTGGCACCGGGCCGGACGGTGATCGGGAACGTGCCGCGGATCACCGACATCGCCATCATGGCCGACGTGCTGCGCGGACTCGGCTGCGAAGTCACCATGAGCGAGTCCGAGCCGCTGCCGGTTGCCGGCTCGCCACGCGCCGACACGGTGATCATCGACGTGCCGCCGGCACCCAGCTGTCAGCCCGACGTCGATCTGGTCCGCCGGCTGCGGGCGTCGATCTGCGTACTCGGCCCGCTGCTGGCCCGGTGCGGACGCGTCAGCGTCGCCCAGCCGGGCGGGGACGCGATCGGCTCGCGCGGGCTTGACATGCACGTGGCCGGCCTGGCCCGGATGGGCGCCGAGATCTCCGCCGCCGACGGCCTGGTCGTCGCCTCGGCCGCGCGGGGTCTGCACGGCGCGACGATCTGGCTGGACTTTCCGAGCGTCGGCGCCACCGAGAACCTGGTGATGGCGGCGGTGCTGGCTGATGGGACCACCGAGATCGACAACGCGGCCCGCGAGCCGGAGATCGTCGACATCTGCGCGATGCTCACCGAGATGGGCGCCCAGATCGACGGTGCCGGCACCGCCACCCTGCGGATCGAGGGCGTGCCGGAGCTGCGGCCGGTCCGCCACTCCACCATCGGCGACCGGATCGTCGCCGGCACCTGGGCGTTCGCCGCCGCGATGACCCGCGGCGACGTCACCGTACGCGGCGTCGACCCGTCGTTCCTGGCGGTCGCCCTCGACAAGGTGGCGGCCTCCGGGGCCACCGTCGACACCACCGGCGACGGGTTCCGGGTACGGATGGAACGTCGGCCGAGGGCGGTGGACGTGGTCACCCTGCCGTTCCCCGGCTTCGCCACCGACCTGCTGCCGATGGCGATCGGCCTGGCCTCGGTCAGCGAGGGGGCGTCGCTGGTCACCGAGAACATCTTCGACGGCCGGTTCCAGTTCGTCGACGAACTGCTGCGGCTGGGCGCGGACATCAGGACCGACGGCCATCACGCGGTGGTACGCGGCCGGGAGCGGCTGGTCGGCGGCCGGGTACGGGCGACCGACATCCGGGCCGGAGCCGGGCTGGTGATCGCCGGGCTGTGCGCCGAAGGGGTCACCGAGATCGCCGACGTGCACCACATCGACCGGGGCTACCCGAACTATGTGGCCGACCTGTGCTCGCTCGGCGTCCAGGTGCAGCGGCTGTCCGGGGCACCGGCCGGCTGA
- a CDS encoding cob(I)yrinic acid a,c-diamide adenosyltransferase, with amino-acid sequence MAVHLTRIYTKAGDTGTTRLSNNEQVAKTDPRICAYADVDECNAALGVALALGDLDETLRGMLGQIQNDLFDVGADLATPVEPEPAYPPLRVTEAYVTRLEGWCDEHNSRLAKLDSFVLPGGTPGAALLHVARTVARRAERSAWALITHEPERTSALPAKYLNRLSDLLFILSRTANPDGDVLWKPGGGR; translated from the coding sequence ATGGCCGTCCACCTCACCCGCATCTACACCAAGGCCGGGGACACCGGCACGACCAGGTTGAGCAACAACGAACAGGTCGCCAAGACCGACCCGCGCATCTGCGCGTACGCCGACGTCGACGAATGCAACGCCGCGCTCGGTGTCGCCCTCGCCCTCGGCGATCTCGACGAGACGCTGCGTGGGATGCTCGGGCAGATCCAGAACGACCTGTTCGACGTCGGCGCCGACCTGGCCACCCCGGTCGAGCCGGAACCGGCGTACCCGCCGCTGCGGGTGACCGAGGCGTACGTCACCCGGCTGGAGGGATGGTGCGACGAGCACAACTCACGGCTGGCCAAGCTCGACTCCTTCGTCCTGCCAGGCGGTACCCCCGGTGCCGCGCTGCTCCACGTGGCCCGCACCGTCGCTCGGCGGGCCGAGCGTTCGGCATGGGCGCTGATCACCCACGAACCGGAACGAACTAGTGCTCTTCCGGCAAAGTATCTCAATCGTCTCTCGGATCTGCTCTTCATCTTGTCCAGAACCGCAAACCCGGACGGCGACGTGCTGTGGAAACCGGGCGGCGGGCGCTGA
- a CDS encoding VOC family protein, whose product MAGLHHVELWVPDLSGAEPGWSWLLGELGWQAYQRWPAGRSWRYGTTYLVLEESPALTTRRHDRCAPGLNHVAFHAGPRQRVDQLVAAAPAHGWSLLFADRHPYAGGPDTYAGYLADRYGYEVELVADG is encoded by the coding sequence ATGGCCGGACTGCACCACGTGGAGCTCTGGGTACCCGATCTGTCCGGGGCTGAACCGGGCTGGTCCTGGCTGCTGGGTGAACTCGGCTGGCAGGCGTACCAACGCTGGCCGGCCGGCCGCTCCTGGCGGTACGGCACGACGTACCTGGTGTTGGAGGAGTCCCCAGCGCTCACCACCCGGCGGCACGACCGGTGCGCGCCGGGGCTGAACCATGTCGCGTTTCACGCCGGGCCCAGACAGCGGGTGGACCAGCTGGTCGCGGCGGCGCCGGCCCACGGGTGGTCGCTGCTGTTCGCCGACCGGCATCCGTACGCGGGCGGGCCGGACACCTACGCCGGGTACCTGGCCGACCGGTACGGCTACGAGGTGGAACTCGTCGCCGACGGGTAA
- a CDS encoding DUF2550 domain-containing protein, producing MSTIQWFGIGVLILLAAILVLFVRRALVVRVRGTIKLSFRVSTMVDGRGWSSGFGRFAGDELRWYRMFSFALRPKRVLSRHGLAVESRRSPRGQERLALPHDWVILRCTSHHAPVEIAMAESTVTGFSSWLEASLPGGSSRSLAA from the coding sequence ATGTCGACCATCCAATGGTTCGGGATCGGCGTACTGATCCTGCTCGCCGCGATCCTGGTGCTGTTCGTCCGGCGGGCGCTGGTCGTCCGGGTGCGCGGCACCATCAAGTTGAGCTTCCGGGTCTCCACCATGGTTGACGGCCGTGGCTGGTCGTCCGGATTCGGCCGGTTCGCCGGTGATGAGCTGCGCTGGTACCGGATGTTCAGTTTCGCGCTGCGACCCAAACGTGTGCTGTCCCGGCACGGCCTGGCCGTGGAGAGCCGGCGCAGCCCGCGAGGGCAGGAGCGGCTCGCGTTGCCGCACGACTGGGTGATCCTGCGGTGCACCAGCCACCACGCGCCGGTCGAGATCGCCATGGCGGAGTCGACGGTCACCGGCTTCAGCTCCTGGCTCGAGGCGAGCCTGCCGGGCGGGAGTTCGCGCAGCCTCGCCGCCTGA
- a CDS encoding F0F1 ATP synthase subunit epsilon, which translates to MAKQLHVELVAVEEMVWSGEAEMVIARTTEGELGVLPGHAPMLGQLAEPGQVRITLPGREQLAYDVAGGFLSVTTNGVTILAEEATPAAPATASGH; encoded by the coding sequence TTGGCCAAGCAACTGCACGTCGAACTCGTCGCCGTCGAGGAGATGGTCTGGTCCGGTGAGGCAGAGATGGTGATCGCCCGCACCACCGAGGGCGAGCTCGGCGTACTGCCCGGCCACGCCCCGATGCTCGGCCAGCTCGCCGAGCCCGGCCAGGTACGGATCACGCTGCCGGGGCGGGAGCAGCTCGCTTACGATGTCGCCGGCGGGTTCCTCTCGGTGACCACCAACGGAGTGACGATTCTCGCGGAGGAAGCCACTCCGGCCGCCCCCGCTACCGCATCCGGACACTGA
- a CDS encoding LCP family protein — translation MTQPDRTRARPARLSRPERLALLAVLVGLLLAGGAVVVLSRTVADRYAAAVPTADLFGDVGVGTGVDSAPDDRLTGPVNLLVAGIDRPTDQPEKVPRADTVLLVHVPSGLSRAYLISLPRDLLVDVPAFGVSGHPGGVDRINSAMAYGSRVPGAEYPDPVTGFQLLAATVSARTGIDRFDAGVIVNFAGLERLVDAVGGVRMTIDADVRSAHRQPDGRPRPGNPDGTGYVGPQAEYKQGEQRLNGWQALDYVRQRDSLPDGDYGRQRHQRQLVRALAEQVISRDLITEPGRLTAVLEAAGEAVVVGTRGRSLVDFALALRQLRADDIVMLDLPGVAVTDPVGGYQGERFTDDADECLAALRAGALDQFVLTRPELVNREK, via the coding sequence ATGACGCAACCGGATCGGACCCGGGCACGCCCAGCGAGGCTGAGCCGGCCGGAACGGCTGGCGTTGCTCGCCGTACTCGTCGGTCTGCTTCTCGCCGGTGGGGCCGTGGTGGTGCTCAGCCGCACCGTCGCCGACCGGTATGCGGCCGCCGTACCCACCGCGGACCTGTTCGGCGACGTCGGCGTCGGCACCGGTGTGGACAGCGCTCCGGACGACCGGCTCACCGGCCCGGTCAACCTGCTGGTGGCCGGCATCGACCGGCCGACCGACCAGCCGGAGAAGGTGCCCCGGGCGGACACCGTGCTGCTGGTGCACGTGCCGAGCGGGCTGTCCCGGGCGTACCTGATCTCGCTGCCCCGGGACCTGCTGGTGGACGTCCCGGCGTTCGGTGTCAGCGGCCACCCGGGCGGCGTCGACCGGATCAACTCCGCGATGGCGTACGGCAGCCGGGTGCCCGGTGCCGAGTACCCGGATCCGGTGACCGGATTTCAACTGCTCGCGGCGACGGTCTCGGCCCGCACCGGGATCGACCGGTTCGACGCCGGTGTGATCGTCAACTTCGCCGGCCTGGAACGTCTGGTCGACGCGGTCGGCGGGGTCCGGATGACCATCGACGCCGATGTGCGTTCGGCGCACCGCCAACCGGACGGCCGGCCGCGTCCGGGCAATCCTGACGGCACCGGCTACGTCGGTCCGCAGGCCGAGTACAAGCAGGGGGAACAGCGGCTCAACGGCTGGCAGGCGTTGGACTACGTCCGGCAGCGGGACAGCCTGCCGGACGGCGACTACGGCCGGCAGCGGCACCAACGGCAGCTGGTCCGGGCGTTGGCCGAGCAAGTGATCAGCCGGGACCTGATCACCGAACCGGGTCGGTTGACCGCGGTGCTGGAGGCCGCCGGTGAGGCGGTGGTGGTGGGCACCCGGGGCCGGTCGCTGGTCGACTTCGCGTTGGCGCTGCGCCAACTGCGTGCCGACGACATCGTCATGCTGGACCTGCCGGGCGTCGCCGTCACCGACCCGGTCGGCGGGTACCAGGGGGAGCGGTTCACCGACGACGCCGATGAATGCCTCGCCGCGTTGCGGGCCGGCGCTCTCGACCAGTTCGTGTTGACCCGTCCTGAACTGGTCAATCGCGAAAAGTAA
- the atpD gene encoding F0F1 ATP synthase subunit beta, producing MTASVETQATGATASATGRVVRVIGPVVDAEFPRDAMPDIFNALHVDVALAGGERTLTLEVAQHLGDNVIRAISMQPTDGMVRGAEVRDTGSPIMVPVGDGIKGRVFNTIGECLNLAEGETLQVTERRSIHQKAPAFADLEPKTEMLETGIKVLDLLAPYVKGGKIGLFGGAGVGKTVLIQEMIIRVANNFGGTSVFAGVGERTREGNDLIHEMTESGVIDKTALVYGQMDEPPGTRLRVALAALTMAEYFRDVQKQEVLLFIDNIFRFTQAGSEVSTLLGRMPSAVGYQPTLADEMGELQERITSVRGQAITSMQAIYVPADDYTDPAPATTFAHLDATTNLERSISDKGIYPAVDPLASSSRILAPEFVGQEHYAVASEVKRILQKYKDLQDIIAILGMEELSEEDKITVSRARRIERFLSQNTYAAEVFTGIKGSYVPVKDTIEAFRKISEGEYDHFPEQAFFMCGGLDDLERNAQELMKG from the coding sequence ATGACTGCCTCTGTAGAAACCCAGGCAACCGGAGCGACCGCATCGGCTACCGGCCGCGTGGTCCGGGTCATCGGCCCGGTCGTCGACGCCGAGTTCCCGCGCGACGCGATGCCCGACATCTTCAACGCCCTGCACGTGGACGTCGCGCTTGCTGGCGGCGAGCGGACCCTGACCCTCGAGGTCGCCCAGCACCTCGGCGACAACGTCATCCGGGCCATCTCGATGCAGCCGACCGACGGTATGGTCCGGGGCGCGGAGGTCCGCGACACCGGTTCGCCGATCATGGTGCCGGTCGGTGACGGCATCAAGGGCCGGGTGTTCAACACCATCGGTGAGTGCCTCAACCTGGCCGAGGGCGAGACGCTGCAGGTGACCGAGCGCCGGTCGATCCACCAGAAGGCGCCGGCGTTCGCCGACCTGGAGCCGAAGACCGAGATGCTGGAGACCGGCATCAAGGTGCTCGACCTGCTCGCCCCGTACGTCAAGGGCGGCAAGATCGGCCTGTTCGGCGGTGCCGGCGTGGGCAAGACGGTGCTCATCCAGGAGATGATCATCCGGGTCGCGAACAACTTCGGTGGTACGTCGGTCTTCGCCGGCGTCGGGGAGCGGACCCGTGAGGGTAACGACCTGATCCACGAGATGACCGAGTCCGGCGTCATCGACAAGACCGCGCTGGTCTACGGCCAGATGGACGAGCCGCCGGGTACCCGGTTGCGGGTCGCGCTCGCCGCGCTGACCATGGCCGAGTACTTCCGGGACGTGCAGAAGCAGGAAGTGCTGCTGTTCATCGACAACATCTTCCGGTTCACCCAGGCCGGTTCCGAGGTCTCCACGCTGCTCGGCCGGATGCCGTCCGCGGTGGGTTACCAGCCCACCCTGGCCGACGAGATGGGTGAGCTGCAGGAGCGGATCACTTCGGTCCGGGGCCAGGCGATCACCTCGATGCAGGCGATCTACGTGCCCGCCGACGACTACACCGACCCGGCGCCGGCCACCACCTTCGCCCACCTGGACGCCACGACCAACCTGGAGCGGTCCATCTCCGACAAGGGCATCTACCCGGCGGTGGACCCGCTGGCGTCCTCGTCGCGGATCCTCGCCCCGGAGTTCGTCGGCCAGGAGCACTACGCGGTGGCTTCCGAGGTGAAGCGGATCCTGCAGAAGTACAAGGACCTGCAGGACATCATCGCCATCCTCGGTATGGAGGAGCTCTCCGAGGAAGACAAGATCACCGTCTCCCGGGCCCGCCGGATCGAGCGGTTCCTGTCGCAGAACACCTACGCGGCCGAGGTCTTCACCGGCATCAAGGGTTCGTACGTGCCGGTGAAGGACACCATCGAAGCCTTCCGCAAGATCAGTGAAGGGGAGTACGACCACTTCCCTGAGCAGGCCTTCTTCATGTGCGGTGGGCTCGACGACCTGGAGCGCAACGCCCAGGAGCTCATGAAGGGCTGA
- a CDS encoding F0F1 ATP synthase subunit gamma: MPAQVRVLRQRIRSAKSMKKITKAMELVATSRVAKAQARVAASLPYANAITGVLTALASNASVDHPLLTARLKVRRAGVLVITSDRGLAGGYSTNAIKTAESLIARLKADGKEPVLYVIGRKGVSYYRFRNRPIEASWTGFSEQPGFADAREVGQTLIAAFQRGADDTDGGGADQVLGVDELHIVSTEFKSLMTQTPVPRILGPMEVKDKPREGTEVLPAYEFEPNAEALLDALLPKYINTRIYAALVESAASESAARRRAMKSATDNAEEMIEKYTRLMNSARQAGITQEISEIVGGANALAAAGSEV, encoded by the coding sequence ATGCCAGCGCAGGTTCGGGTACTCCGCCAGCGGATTCGCTCGGCGAAGTCGATGAAGAAGATCACCAAGGCGATGGAGCTCGTCGCGACGAGTCGGGTCGCCAAGGCCCAGGCGCGGGTGGCGGCCTCGCTGCCGTACGCCAACGCGATCACCGGTGTGCTCACCGCGCTGGCCTCCAACGCCTCGGTCGACCATCCGCTGCTGACCGCGCGCCTGAAGGTGCGCCGGGCCGGCGTGCTGGTGATCACCAGTGACCGGGGCCTGGCCGGCGGATACAGCACCAACGCGATCAAGACCGCCGAGTCGCTGATCGCGCGGCTCAAGGCCGACGGCAAAGAACCGGTGCTGTACGTGATCGGCCGCAAGGGCGTCTCGTACTACCGGTTCCGTAACCGGCCGATCGAAGCGAGCTGGACCGGCTTCTCCGAGCAGCCCGGCTTCGCCGACGCCCGCGAGGTCGGCCAGACGCTGATCGCGGCGTTCCAGCGCGGCGCGGACGACACCGACGGCGGCGGGGCCGACCAGGTACTCGGAGTGGACGAACTGCACATCGTCTCCACCGAGTTCAAGTCGCTGATGACGCAGACCCCGGTGCCCCGGATCCTCGGCCCGATGGAGGTCAAGGACAAGCCGAGGGAGGGTACGGAAGTCCTGCCGGCGTACGAGTTCGAGCCGAACGCCGAGGCGTTGCTCGACGCGTTGCTGCCGAAGTACATCAACACCCGGATCTACGCGGCACTGGTCGAATCGGCGGCGAGTGAATCGGCGGCCCGGCGGCGGGCGATGAAGAGCGCCACCGACAACGCCGAGGAAATGATCGAGAAGTACACGCGGCTAATGAACTCGGCGCGTCAGGCCGGGATCACTCAGGAGATCAGCGAGATCGTCGGCGGCGCCAACGCGCTCGCGGCGGCGGGAAGTGAAGTGTGA